A portion of the Pseudomonas sp. GR 6-02 genome contains these proteins:
- the tal gene encoding transaldolase — protein MTSKLEQLKQMTTVVADTGDFEAIARVKPVDATTNPSLLLKAAAIPGYAELLNACVSDCKGDVGLASDRFGVAVGQEILKVIPGRISTEVDARLSFDTDAVLKRAHRLIDLYEKAGVGRDRVLIKIASTWEGIRAAEKLEKEGIQTNLTLLFSFAQAAACADAGVFLISPFVGRIYDWYKKATGNDYTGADDPGVQSVTRIYNYYKANDYKTVVMGASFRNLNQIEQLAGCDRLTISPDLLEKLAADTGKLERKLVPGHTGEARLSLNEAQFRWLSNEDAMATEKLAEGIRQFARDQEKLEALLQAKL, from the coding sequence ATGACTTCCAAGCTGGAACAACTCAAACAAATGACCACCGTGGTTGCCGACACTGGCGACTTCGAAGCAATCGCTCGCGTTAAACCCGTGGACGCCACCACCAACCCTTCCCTGCTGCTCAAAGCGGCGGCCATTCCCGGTTATGCCGAGTTGCTGAACGCTTGCGTCAGCGACTGCAAGGGCGATGTGGGCCTGGCCAGTGACCGTTTTGGTGTGGCGGTGGGGCAAGAGATTCTGAAGGTGATTCCTGGCCGTATTTCCACTGAAGTGGATGCGCGCCTGTCGTTCGACACTGACGCCGTATTGAAGCGTGCGCACCGTCTGATCGACTTGTACGAAAAGGCCGGCGTTGGCCGTGACCGTGTGCTGATCAAGATCGCTTCGACCTGGGAAGGCATCCGCGCTGCCGAGAAGCTGGAAAAGGAAGGCATTCAGACCAACCTGACCTTGCTGTTCTCTTTCGCTCAGGCGGCGGCATGTGCTGACGCTGGAGTTTTCCTGATTTCGCCGTTCGTGGGTCGTATCTACGACTGGTACAAGAAGGCCACCGGCAACGACTACACCGGCGCGGATGATCCGGGCGTGCAGTCGGTGACGCGCATCTACAACTACTACAAGGCCAATGACTACAAAACCGTAGTGATGGGTGCCAGCTTCCGTAATCTGAATCAGATCGAGCAATTGGCCGGTTGTGATCGGTTGACCATCAGCCCTGATCTGCTGGAGAAACTGGCGGCGGATACCGGCAAGCTGGAGCGTAAATTGGTGCCGGGGCATACGGGTGAAGCGCGTCTGAGCTTGAATGAAGCGCAGTTCCGTTGGTTGTCCAACGAGGATGCGATGGCGACCGAAAAACTGGCTGAGGGCATTCGTCAGTTTGCTCGGGACCAGGAGAAGCTTGAGGCGTTGTTGCAGGCCAAGCTGTGA
- the dusA gene encoding tRNA dihydrouridine(20/20a) synthase DusA produces MSTKPAENLASTVNPVSRRFSVAPMMDWTDRHCRFFLRLLSKHALLYTEMVTTGALLNGDHDRFLRHNEAEHPLALQLGGSVPLDLAACARMAQEHGYDEVNLNVGCPSDRVQNNMIGACLMGHPQLVADCVKAMRDAVSIPVTVKHRIGINGRDSYEELCDFVGTVRDAGCTSFTVHARIAILEGLSPKENRDIPPLRYDVAARLKADFPELEIILNGGIKTLEACHEHLQTFDGVMLGREAYHNPYVMAEVDQQLFGSTAPVISRAEALAQLRPYIAEHLLAGGAMHHITRHVLGLGTGFPGARKFRQLLSVDIHKAKEPLALLDQAAELLEGR; encoded by the coding sequence ATGTCGACAAAACCAGCAGAAAACCTAGCCTCCACAGTAAATCCGGTATCTAGGAGATTTTCTGTTGCGCCGATGATGGATTGGACCGATCGCCACTGCCGTTTCTTCCTGCGCCTGCTCTCCAAGCACGCCCTGCTCTACACCGAAATGGTCACCACCGGAGCGCTCCTCAACGGCGATCACGACCGCTTCCTGCGTCACAACGAAGCCGAGCACCCATTAGCTCTTCAGCTCGGCGGCAGCGTTCCATTGGACCTGGCCGCCTGCGCCCGCATGGCCCAGGAGCACGGTTACGACGAGGTAAACCTGAATGTCGGCTGCCCGAGTGATCGGGTGCAGAACAATATGATCGGCGCGTGCCTGATGGGGCATCCGCAGTTGGTGGCCGATTGTGTGAAGGCGATGCGTGATGCGGTGTCGATTCCGGTGACGGTGAAGCATCGGATCGGGATTAATGGGCGGGACAGTTACGAGGAGTTGTGTGATTTCGTCGGCACGGTTCGGGATGCCGGGTGCACAAGTTTTACCGTGCATGCGCGGATTGCGATTCTGGAGGGTTTGTCGCCGAAGGAGAACCGCGACATTCCGCCTCTGCGTTATGACGTGGCGGCGCGGTTGAAGGCGGATTTTCCGGAGCTGGAGATTATTCTCAACGGCGGGATCAAGACGCTGGAGGCCTGTCACGAGCATTTGCAGACGTTCGACGGTGTGATGCTGGGCCGTGAGGCGTATCACAACCCTTATGTGATGGCTGAGGTGGATCAGCAGCTGTTTGGCAGCACGGCGCCGGTGATCAGCCGGGCCGAGGCGCTGGCGCAGTTGCGGCCTTATATTGCCGAGCATCTGCTGGCGGGTGGCGCGATGCATCACATCACTCGGCATGTACTGGGGCTGGGTACCGGGTTTCCGGGGGCGCGCAAGTTTCGGCAGTTGTTGTCGGTGGATATTCACAAGGCCAAAGAGCCGTTGGCGTTGCTGGATCAGGCGGCAGAGTTGTTGGAGGGACGTTAA
- a CDS encoding tyrosine-type recombinase/integrase, with amino-acid sequence MGSITVRKRKDGSAAYTAQIRIMQKGVTVYQESQTFDRKTMAQAWIKRRETEMAEPGAIAKANRRGVTVKEMIDRYLEDYEKLRPLGNTKRATLRAIGETWLGKLEDKDISSQKLVEYAHDRMLTDGIQPQAVGNDLAHLGAVLSVARPAWGYDVDPMAMPDARKVLRKMGGVSRSKERDRRPTLVELDTILEYFCAMRDRRKQQIDMVRVTAFALFSTRRQEEITRIRWDAIDEERQAVLITDMKNPGQKYSNDVWCHVPDEAWRILHSMPKVADEVSPYNARSVSASFTRACNFLEINDLHFYDLRHDGVSRLFEMGWDIPKVASVSGHRAWNSMRRYTRLKGAGDPYKYWFWLGRIISGPSIRTL; translated from the coding sequence ATGGGGTCAATCACCGTTCGCAAGCGCAAGGATGGCTCTGCAGCGTACACTGCACAGATCCGCATCATGCAAAAGGGTGTGACAGTTTATCAGGAAAGCCAGACCTTCGATCGTAAGACCATGGCACAGGCTTGGATCAAGCGCCGTGAGACGGAAATGGCTGAGCCTGGTGCAATAGCCAAGGCCAACCGCCGAGGCGTGACGGTCAAGGAAATGATTGATCGCTACCTGGAGGATTATGAAAAACTCCGGCCGCTGGGCAATACCAAACGCGCCACTTTGAGGGCGATCGGCGAGACCTGGCTGGGCAAGCTTGAAGACAAGGACATCAGCAGTCAGAAGCTGGTCGAGTACGCGCATGATCGCATGCTAACCGACGGTATTCAGCCGCAGGCTGTGGGGAACGATCTCGCGCATCTTGGTGCGGTGCTCTCAGTAGCTCGTCCAGCCTGGGGGTATGACGTAGATCCGATGGCCATGCCGGATGCACGCAAGGTATTGCGTAAGATGGGTGGTGTTTCAAGGAGTAAGGAGCGTGACCGCCGTCCAACTCTGGTCGAGCTGGACACTATCCTCGAGTACTTTTGCGCCATGCGAGATCGGCGCAAGCAACAGATTGACATGGTGCGAGTGACGGCCTTCGCGCTGTTCTCCACGCGACGACAGGAAGAAATCACGCGGATTCGCTGGGACGCAATAGATGAAGAGCGTCAGGCAGTACTGATCACAGACATGAAAAATCCCGGACAGAAATATAGCAACGACGTGTGGTGCCATGTACCCGACGAAGCCTGGCGGATTTTGCATTCGATGCCTAAGGTCGCGGACGAGGTGTCTCCATACAACGCCCGGTCAGTGTCGGCGTCGTTCACCAGGGCGTGCAATTTTCTCGAGATCAATGATTTGCACTTTTACGACCTTCGACATGATGGCGTGAGTCGATTATTCGAAATGGGCTGGGATATCCCCAAAGTTGCTTCTGTGTCCGGTCATCGGGCTTGGAACTCAATGCGACGGTACACACGTCTGAAGGGAGCTGGCGACCCTTACAAATATTGGTTTTGGTTGGGGCGGATTATTTCGGGCCCCTCAATCAGAACTCTTTAA
- a CDS encoding pyocin activator PrtN family protein: MNTEFLLMAQYSGMVIIPLERVCIDYFSHLTPEKMKLKVAAGDIDLPLVRLESSQKSARGAHLNDLAAYLDAQHLKAKTEHAKLLGRGLRRAS, from the coding sequence ATGAACACTGAGTTCCTATTGATGGCTCAGTACAGCGGCATGGTAATCATCCCGCTGGAGCGCGTGTGTATCGATTACTTCAGTCACCTAACCCCCGAAAAAATGAAACTGAAGGTTGCCGCTGGAGATATCGATCTACCACTCGTTCGGTTGGAAAGCAGCCAGAAATCGGCCAGAGGCGCGCATTTGAATGACCTGGCCGCTTACCTCGATGCCCAGCACCTGAAAGCGAAGACGGAGCACGCCAAGCTTCTAGGACGAGGGCTACGACGAGCGTCATAG
- a CDS encoding DUF2303 family protein translates to MSCQVYFNLGTDDAPGHADDVATLQLKPTAAYKALQQIVGKKLSQGELAEWIEDWHLSLVAGKEGGGTMLISAAVASVRNITIEARSTSTSSEQNFGAARSAMDSIEAANADSRVEALHFSLIPYDGLGTRVFTLKLSILTGDDKPTLKLRWAGEEQQVEEIAQEFKTTLAKEVGGAATLILGIFNA, encoded by the coding sequence ATGAGCTGCCAGGTGTACTTCAACCTCGGCACCGACGATGCCCCAGGCCATGCGGATGACGTTGCAACACTCCAGCTCAAGCCGACCGCTGCCTACAAGGCACTCCAGCAAATTGTCGGCAAGAAACTGAGCCAAGGTGAACTGGCCGAATGGATCGAAGACTGGCACCTGAGCCTGGTCGCTGGGAAAGAAGGCGGCGGAACCATGCTGATCAGCGCCGCAGTGGCCAGCGTTCGCAACATCACCATCGAAGCCCGTAGCACCTCGACCTCCAGCGAACAAAACTTCGGCGCCGCCCGCAGCGCGATGGACAGCATCGAGGCTGCGAACGCCGACTCCCGAGTCGAAGCCCTGCACTTCTCACTGATCCCCTACGACGGCCTGGGTACCCGAGTCTTCACCCTGAAGCTCAGCATCCTCACTGGCGACGATAAGCCGACCCTGAAACTGCGCTGGGCGGGTGAAGAGCAGCAAGTCGAAGAAATCGCCCAAGAGTTCAAAACGACCCTTGCCAAAGAAGTCGGCGGCGCGGCCACCCTGATCCTGGGCATATTCAACGCGTAA
- a CDS encoding DUF2971 domain-containing protein encodes MSLFHYTDAAAVLSIIRNKKIWLTDIRFMNDSDEALDGARYIEKEIQGLIKSGDVVTDQALFHLQDFTIETVNEWLAEQHAFIGSFSTIEDHLVQWRSYGNYAVEFHETLKEDLAPVLVCIYNIETKLQLAKNLVADAREAITEELMKYDDVDGYKIAKALWSLGDAVNLFKHPSFIEENEMRICRLESAHSKLIKYRVRGGIVVPYLEVGFESHHVKAVHIGPMKNQDLAVASMRLFINNFEMENENRDPWNDFRIKVHPSLIPYREL; translated from the coding sequence ATGTCACTTTTTCACTACACCGATGCTGCAGCGGTACTGTCAATTATCAGAAATAAAAAGATTTGGCTTACCGACATACGCTTTATGAATGATTCGGATGAGGCGTTAGATGGTGCGAGATATATAGAAAAAGAAATTCAGGGCCTAATTAAGTCAGGTGATGTTGTTACTGATCAGGCATTATTTCACTTGCAAGATTTTACAATTGAGACTGTGAACGAATGGCTTGCTGAGCAGCATGCTTTTATTGGTTCATTTAGTACTATAGAAGATCATTTGGTTCAGTGGCGCTCATATGGAAATTATGCTGTTGAGTTTCATGAGACTCTGAAAGAGGATCTCGCACCAGTGCTGGTGTGTATCTATAATATTGAAACAAAGTTGCAGTTGGCCAAAAATCTGGTGGCTGACGCGCGGGAGGCAATCACAGAGGAGTTGATGAAGTATGATGACGTAGATGGGTATAAAATTGCTAAGGCTCTTTGGAGTTTAGGTGATGCTGTAAATCTATTCAAGCATCCAAGTTTTATAGAGGAAAATGAGATGAGAATCTGTCGATTGGAATCGGCGCATTCGAAACTTATTAAGTATCGTGTGCGTGGTGGGATTGTGGTCCCATACCTTGAGGTCGGTTTTGAATCTCACCATGTTAAAGCTGTACATATTGGTCCTATGAAAAATCAAGATCTCGCTGTTGCGTCGATGAGGTTATTTATTAATAATTTTGAAATGGAGAACGAGAATAGAGATCCTTGGAATGACTTTAGAATTAAGGTCCATCCGTCCTTGATTCCATATCGAGAGCTATGA
- a CDS encoding hemerythrin domain-containing protein, with protein sequence MNILLKELLTYHHEVSMKITQIKELLRKIRHEPDGTDDCKLLFTMLEALHGDAERHHHENEELIRLALLATEAPIHQRVKDIERDHQAFGRIAGQLKMLKDTTHETRVIADTIDDFIKKYYDHMDAEENIFFPAADKWLSDDQWQEIKHQWH encoded by the coding sequence ATGAACATTTTATTGAAAGAACTTCTAACCTATCATCACGAAGTGTCTATGAAAATTACTCAGATCAAAGAGTTGCTGAGGAAAATCAGACATGAACCCGATGGAACTGATGACTGCAAGCTGTTGTTCACGATGCTGGAGGCCTTGCATGGTGATGCAGAGCGACACCACCATGAAAATGAAGAACTTATTCGGCTGGCCTTGCTAGCGACTGAGGCGCCGATCCACCAACGGGTCAAGGATATCGAGCGAGATCATCAGGCATTTGGGCGCATTGCTGGACAGTTGAAGATGCTGAAGGATACAACTCACGAAACGAGAGTAATTGCTGACACTATCGATGACTTCATCAAAAAATATTACGATCACATGGACGCCGAGGAGAATATTTTCTTTCCGGCGGCAGATAAGTGGCTGTCAGACGACCAGTGGCAGGAAATCAAGCATCAATGGCATTAA
- a CDS encoding peptidoglycan recognition protein family protein — protein sequence MAEQFTTEAKATEVKPKEPAAPTTITVNDRAATREAILRLVRKNGEFIERSSWGAHKAKGEMVDDWDYSMIALHHAGRSVGCGAGAGQMRAIQSEHQAKFDDIGYHYGIDCMGKVFEGRDIRFKGSSVHNYNTGVIGIVLLENLTTADEGGDVVALARQALEAINGNMDQKIPAIQIDTLLNLIQALTSVFRVTTLGGHREFPMQAGEGKICPGNIGMELVRNLRIKTKLLRPPAS from the coding sequence ATGGCTGAACAATTTACTACTGAAGCAAAAGCAACCGAAGTCAAACCCAAAGAACCAGCGGCGCCCACTACCATCACCGTCAACGATAGAGCTGCTACCAGAGAAGCGATCCTCAGACTCGTCCGCAAAAATGGTGAGTTTATAGAACGATCATCTTGGGGAGCGCATAAAGCAAAAGGCGAAATGGTCGATGACTGGGACTACTCGATGATCGCACTTCACCATGCCGGTAGAAGTGTCGGCTGTGGTGCCGGCGCAGGACAGATGCGTGCGATTCAGAGCGAGCACCAGGCCAAGTTCGATGACATCGGTTATCACTACGGCATCGATTGTATGGGTAAAGTATTCGAAGGACGCGACATCCGGTTCAAAGGCTCAAGCGTACATAATTACAACACGGGCGTAATTGGCATCGTTTTGCTAGAAAATTTGACAACCGCCGATGAAGGTGGCGATGTGGTTGCCCTTGCCCGTCAGGCTCTTGAAGCCATCAACGGCAATATGGACCAGAAAATCCCAGCCATACAAATCGACACCCTACTGAACTTAATTCAAGCCCTGACCAGCGTTTTCAGGGTGACGACTTTGGGTGGACACCGGGAATTTCCCATGCAAGCCGGGGAAGGAAAGATTTGTCCCGGCAACATTGGGATGGAGCTGGTGAGAAACCTTCGAATTAAAACCAAACTGTTACGACCACCCGCATCATGA
- a CDS encoding PAAR domain-containing protein has product MAKPAARITDPTSCPMPGHGPKAIASGSPNVFFDGLAAATKGDACTCGSALVSSVAATVFINGKNAALVGTVGTHGDVVIGGSGTVIIGDSHTPAPFMPPLPLLLQKTYGHSFSIVDSETGQPLAGRSFTATINGEKIIGITDGAGIAHVKTPIKDATISVSIYFISPARTLSELTD; this is encoded by the coding sequence ATGGCAAAGCCCGCCGCACGTATCACCGACCCCACCAGTTGTCCCATGCCTGGGCACGGCCCAAAAGCCATCGCCTCTGGCTCTCCCAACGTGTTCTTCGACGGTCTTGCAGCCGCGACCAAAGGCGATGCCTGCACCTGTGGCAGCGCTCTAGTCTCGAGCGTAGCAGCAACGGTCTTCATCAATGGCAAGAACGCTGCACTGGTCGGCACTGTCGGAACCCATGGCGACGTCGTGATTGGTGGGTCAGGCACTGTGATCATCGGTGATTCGCATACACCAGCACCGTTCATGCCCCCACTTCCGCTTTTACTGCAAAAAACCTACGGACACAGCTTCAGCATCGTCGATAGCGAAACCGGTCAACCTTTAGCCGGAAGAAGTTTCACTGCCACTATTAACGGTGAAAAGATCATTGGTATCACCGATGGTGCAGGAATAGCGCACGTCAAAACCCCCATCAAAGATGCCACTATTTCTGTGAGCATTTACTTTATCTCTCCTGCTCGGACGCTTAGCGAACTCACGGATTGA
- a CDS encoding DUF6124 family protein — protein sequence MFKATPNPPVTDPTSPYESLDSKKLHEAAERALDHYLKPAAQIMATANEPERMFLANPKYNTESLLANACESLGSATVMLNDFAALLEGTHRKTLLGIAQVVMLGELAVNQALDKVEPSE from the coding sequence ATGTTCAAGGCCACACCCAACCCGCCGGTCACAGACCCGACATCCCCTTACGAATCACTCGACTCAAAAAAACTCCACGAAGCCGCCGAACGCGCCCTCGACCACTACCTCAAACCGGCTGCTCAAATCATGGCCACGGCCAACGAGCCCGAGCGCATGTTCCTAGCCAACCCGAAGTACAACACCGAATCCCTGCTGGCCAACGCCTGCGAGTCATTGGGCTCGGCCACGGTTATGCTAAATGATTTTGCTGCGCTGCTGGAGGGGACACACCGCAAAACCCTGCTGGGTATTGCGCAGGTGGTCATGTTGGGGGAGCTGGCGGTGAATCAGGCGTTGGATAAGGTCGAGCCGTCTGAGTAA
- a CDS encoding transporter substrate-binding domain-containing protein — protein sequence MKTIKSTLLLSGLLALSCGAQAEQSPSHLDTVLQQSQLRVCTTGDYKPYTFKGEDGEYSGIDIAMARSLADSLGAKVEWVQTTWKTLMPDMLAGKCDIGVGGISVTLERQKKAFFSTTLDVDGKIPLVRCEDQAKYQTLEQINQPSVRLVEPAGGTNEAFVHAFLPKAQLQLHDNVTIFQELLDKKADVMITDASEALYQQKLKPGLCAVNPTQYMQYGEKAYLLPRDDISWKMYVDQWLHLAKVTGNYQKILGQWIAVPEAK from the coding sequence ATGAAAACCATAAAAAGCACATTGCTGCTCAGTGGCCTGCTGGCGCTATCCTGCGGCGCTCAGGCAGAGCAAAGCCCTTCGCACCTGGACACCGTCCTGCAACAAAGCCAACTGCGCGTTTGCACCACAGGCGACTACAAACCCTATACCTTCAAAGGTGAAGACGGCGAATACTCGGGCATCGACATCGCCATGGCCCGCTCACTGGCCGACAGCCTGGGAGCGAAGGTCGAGTGGGTCCAGACCACCTGGAAAACCCTGATGCCCGACATGCTCGCGGGCAAATGCGACATCGGCGTCGGCGGCATCTCCGTCACCCTGGAACGCCAGAAAAAAGCCTTCTTCAGCACCACCCTGGACGTCGACGGCAAAATCCCGCTGGTGCGCTGCGAAGATCAGGCGAAATACCAGACCCTCGAACAAATCAACCAGCCTTCGGTTCGCCTGGTCGAACCGGCCGGCGGCACCAACGAAGCCTTCGTCCACGCCTTCCTGCCCAAGGCGCAATTGCAGCTGCACGACAACGTGACCATCTTCCAGGAACTGCTGGACAAGAAGGCTGACGTGATGATCACCGATGCGTCGGAAGCGCTGTATCAGCAGAAACTCAAACCGGGGTTGTGCGCGGTCAACCCGACGCAATACATGCAGTATGGGGAGAAGGCATATCTGCTGCCGCGGGATGACATCAGCTGGAAGATGTATGTCGATCAGTGGCTGCATTTGGCCAAGGTGACGGGGAATTACCAGAAAATTCTGGGTCAGTGGATCGCGGTGCCAGAGGCTAAATAG
- a CDS encoding copper-transporting P-type ATPase, protein MHPEIRQRSPGTCPKCGMTLEPVLPELEESDNPELVDFSRRFWWTLPLTLAVTALAMGSHGLSLFHGATQNLVELVLATPVVLWAGWPFYVRGARSVIQRSPNMWTLIGLGTAAAFLYSLAATLTPGLFPATFMMDGRVGVYYEAAAVIISLTLLGQMLELKARSQTSAAIKSLLGLAPKTARRINTDGSETDIALSHVHSGDTLRVRPGEKVPVDGVVLQGESAVDESMLTGEPVPVMKRPGDGLIGATLNTHGSLVMQAQKVGSATVLAQIVQMVVQAQRSKAPMQRLADVIAGYFVMVVIAIAVLTFVGWGLWGPQPSWVFGLINAVAVLIIACPCALGLATPMSVMVATGKAASSGVLFRDAAAIENLRKIDTLIVDKTGTLTEGRPAFHSVEPAPGYSADEVLRLAASLDQGSEHPLAHAIVEHARANGLVLSTAQTFESASGIGVRGQVDRHRVQLGNTALMAEAGIALEALQPQAEQLRSDGTSIMYLAVDGVLAGLLAVADPIKPTTRLAVERLQADGVRVIMATGDGLTTARAVARQLGIEEVHGEVKPQDKERLAAALQERGHRVAMAGDGINDAPALARADVGIAMGTGTDVAMNSAQVTLVKGDLLGILHARNLSVATVRNMHQNLAFALAYNAMGIPLAAGLFYPLTGHLLSPLVAALAMSVSSASVVFNALRLRRAVID, encoded by the coding sequence ATGCACCCGGAGATCCGCCAGCGCAGTCCGGGTACATGCCCCAAGTGCGGCATGACCCTTGAGCCGGTGTTGCCCGAACTGGAGGAATCGGACAACCCTGAGCTCGTGGACTTTTCCCGGCGCTTCTGGTGGACCCTTCCTCTGACTCTGGCGGTGACCGCACTGGCGATGGGCAGCCATGGCTTGAGCCTGTTTCACGGCGCCACACAGAACCTGGTCGAACTGGTGCTCGCCACGCCCGTCGTGCTTTGGGCCGGCTGGCCGTTCTATGTGCGCGGCGCCCGTTCGGTCATCCAGCGCAGCCCCAACATGTGGACGCTGATCGGCCTCGGCACCGCGGCGGCCTTCCTCTATAGCCTTGCCGCCACCCTGACACCCGGCCTGTTTCCAGCCACCTTCATGATGGACGGCCGGGTTGGCGTGTACTACGAAGCAGCGGCGGTCATTATTTCCCTGACGCTGCTCGGACAGATGCTGGAACTCAAGGCGCGCTCGCAAACCTCGGCCGCGATCAAATCACTGCTCGGCCTGGCGCCCAAGACTGCGCGCCGGATCAACACCGACGGCAGCGAAACAGACATTGCACTGAGCCATGTGCACAGCGGCGACACCTTGCGCGTGCGCCCCGGCGAGAAGGTCCCGGTCGATGGTGTGGTGTTGCAGGGCGAAAGCGCGGTGGACGAGTCCATGCTCACAGGCGAGCCGGTCCCCGTGATGAAACGCCCTGGTGACGGGCTGATCGGCGCCACCCTCAATACCCACGGCAGCCTGGTGATGCAGGCGCAGAAGGTGGGCTCAGCCACCGTGCTTGCGCAAATTGTGCAGATGGTGGTCCAGGCACAACGCTCCAAAGCACCGATGCAACGCCTGGCGGACGTGATTGCTGGCTACTTCGTCATGGTGGTGATCGCCATTGCCGTCCTGACTTTTGTCGGCTGGGGGTTGTGGGGGCCACAACCGAGCTGGGTGTTCGGCCTCATCAATGCAGTGGCGGTGCTGATCATCGCCTGCCCGTGTGCCCTCGGCCTGGCCACACCGATGTCGGTGATGGTCGCCACCGGCAAGGCGGCCAGCAGCGGCGTGCTCTTTCGGGATGCGGCGGCGATCGAAAACCTGCGCAAAATCGACACCCTGATCGTGGACAAGACCGGCACCCTCACCGAAGGCCGCCCGGCGTTTCACAGCGTCGAACCTGCGCCTGGCTACAGTGCTGACGAGGTGCTGCGCCTGGCCGCCAGCCTCGACCAGGGCAGCGAGCACCCGTTGGCCCACGCCATCGTCGAACATGCACGCGCCAATGGCTTGGTGTTGAGCACAGCGCAGACGTTCGAGTCGGCGTCAGGCATCGGCGTGCGCGGCCAGGTCGACAGGCACCGTGTTCAACTGGGCAACACCGCCCTGATGGCAGAAGCCGGCATCGCCCTGGAAGCCTTGCAACCTCAAGCCGAGCAACTGCGCAGCGACGGAACCAGCATCATGTACCTGGCCGTGGATGGCGTGCTCGCGGGGTTGCTCGCCGTCGCCGACCCGATCAAACCCACCACCCGGCTCGCTGTCGAACGCCTGCAGGCCGATGGCGTGCGGGTGATCATGGCAACCGGAGACGGCCTCACCACTGCCCGTGCCGTCGCCCGCCAACTGGGTATCGAAGAAGTCCACGGCGAGGTCAAGCCACAGGACAAGGAACGCCTGGCCGCCGCATTGCAGGAACGCGGGCACCGAGTGGCAATGGCCGGCGACGGCATCAACGACGCCCCGGCCCTGGCCCGTGCCGACGTCGGTATCGCCATGGGCACTGGCACCGATGTCGCGATGAACAGCGCTCAAGTCACCCTGGTCAAGGGCGACCTGCTCGGCATTCTGCATGCCCGCAACCTGTCGGTGGCAACCGTGCGCAACATGCACCAGAACCTTGCCTTTGCCCTGGCCTACAACGCCATGGGTATCCCCCTCGCCGCCGGGTTGTTCTACCCGTTGACCGGGCATTTGCTGTCCCCGTTGGTGGCGGCACTGGCCATGAGCGTGAGCTCTGCCTCAGTGGTGTTCAATGCCTTGCGCCTGCGCCGGGCCGTGATTGACTGA
- a CDS encoding DUF2933 domain-containing protein, with amino-acid sequence MNHSNPSTPPATSFWRSKPGIALGMLLVIGLFYLAREHYGHIYPLLPYLILLLCPLMHLFGHHHGRH; translated from the coding sequence ATGAACCACTCAAACCCCTCGACACCTCCAGCCACCTCATTCTGGCGCAGCAAACCCGGCATCGCGCTAGGCATGCTGCTGGTGATCGGACTGTTCTACCTGGCCCGCGAGCATTACGGTCATATCTACCCGCTTTTGCCCTATCTGATTCTATTGCTGTGCCCGCTAATGCACCTGTTCGGGCATCACCACGGCAGACACTGA